The Acinetobacter defluvii genome includes a region encoding these proteins:
- the pgaD gene encoding poly-beta-1,6-N-acetyl-D-glucosamine biosynthesis protein PgaD produces MKSNLIIDLRQQLPWHKRYLSNTSTAMLWGVWILLWRPLLLLIGVLGIQKPHIVNNIISAFTLILQHGLIALMVCALSLLLWNRFIPAKTPSQAQSKAISDYAEHFALNVQQIETGRQQKVSTVYHDENGKIISIQ; encoded by the coding sequence ATGAAATCAAACCTGATAATCGACTTGCGTCAGCAATTACCTTGGCATAAACGCTATTTATCAAATACCTCAACTGCGATGTTATGGGGTGTTTGGATACTATTATGGCGTCCGCTTTTATTATTGATTGGGGTACTCGGTATCCAAAAGCCACATATTGTGAACAATATTATCTCTGCTTTTACCCTTATTTTGCAGCATGGTCTTATCGCACTGATGGTGTGTGCATTAAGTTTATTGTTATGGAATCGTTTCATTCCTGCGAAAACACCGAGCCAAGCGCAAAGTAAGGCTATATCTGATTATGCTGAACATTTTGCTTTAAATGTGCAACAGATTGAAACAGGTCGTCAACAGAAAGTCAGTACAGTTTATCATGATGAAAATGGGAAAATTATTTCTATTCAATAA
- the pgaB gene encoding poly-beta-1,6-N-acetyl-D-glucosamine N-deacetylase PgaB produces the protein MLNRFSKPIVACLTLLATSMSMMSHAETLKPDRNLLTIIGYHEITDHDRALIPQYAIKSKQFAQQIKSLKKDGFNFISVDQLIKANQGKYKLPKKPLLLTVDDGYQSFYKYAYPIVKEKRIPVVLSVVGSWIETQGKQVSFGDQKISRSDILTWAELKEMQDSGYVEIGNHSYDLHRGILGNPQGNSEPAATTRLYSPETKSYESDQTYAARIYQDLKKNNDLLQQHGIRSPRVMVWPYGQYNMKTVEIANQLGMPITITLDDGSNDVKQSLNHLNRILVESDTTREDLLADIRTREMGLNDNNRPQKIMHVDLDYLYDADPAQEEKNIGLLLDRIQAMKVNTVYLQAFSDPDADGSADMVYFPNRYLPMRADLFNRVAWQIQSRTQVNRLYAWMPLLAWQLPDKNPVSKHLVATQQAKKSDHLNMGYHRLSPYSPEAREVIRGIYEDLAKSSNFNGILFHDDTTLSDYEDTSDYALAAYKAAGISTDLDAVRKDDEQLQKWTAFKTKTIDDFAMQMADQIRYYHPYLVTARNMYAQVALNAYSENWYAQSLEQSLNRYDFTAIMAMPYMEQVQDKEKFFNDLVKRVKSYPNGLKKTVFELQATNWRNNQPVPTQEMADTIKSLYQQGAMHIAYYPDDPFKNHPDPKMMREVFGLKANRLVP, from the coding sequence ATGTTAAATCGTTTTTCTAAACCCATCGTTGCGTGTTTAACTTTATTGGCTACTTCTATGAGTATGATGTCACATGCAGAAACGCTAAAACCTGATAGAAATTTACTTACGATCATTGGTTATCATGAGATTACAGATCATGATCGGGCATTAATTCCACAATATGCAATTAAGTCTAAACAATTTGCACAGCAGATTAAGTCACTTAAAAAAGATGGTTTTAATTTTATTAGTGTAGATCAACTGATCAAAGCCAATCAAGGCAAATATAAATTACCCAAAAAGCCTCTACTACTGACGGTAGATGATGGTTATCAAAGCTTTTATAAATATGCTTATCCTATTGTTAAAGAAAAGCGTATTCCTGTGGTGTTGTCTGTGGTTGGTTCATGGATTGAAACACAAGGTAAGCAAGTGAGTTTTGGTGATCAAAAAATCTCACGTAGTGATATTTTGACCTGGGCTGAACTCAAAGAAATGCAAGACAGTGGCTATGTTGAGATCGGCAATCACAGTTATGATTTGCATCGTGGGATTTTAGGGAATCCACAAGGCAACTCTGAGCCTGCGGCAACCACGCGTTTGTATTCTCCAGAAACAAAAAGTTATGAATCTGATCAAACTTATGCCGCTCGCATTTATCAAGACTTAAAGAAAAATAATGATTTATTGCAACAACATGGTATCCGTAGTCCACGTGTGATGGTTTGGCCATATGGGCAATACAACATGAAAACCGTGGAGATCGCCAATCAATTAGGTATGCCGATTACGATTACTTTGGATGATGGCAGTAATGATGTAAAACAGTCTTTAAATCATTTAAATCGTATTTTGGTGGAAAGTGATACAACACGAGAGGATTTACTGGCAGATATTCGAACCCGTGAAATGGGGCTAAATGATAATAATCGTCCACAGAAAATCATGCATGTCGACTTAGACTATTTATATGATGCTGATCCTGCACAAGAAGAGAAAAATATCGGATTGTTACTGGATCGAATTCAAGCCATGAAAGTCAACACGGTTTATTTACAAGCTTTTTCTGATCCTGATGCGGATGGGTCTGCAGATATGGTGTATTTCCCAAATCGTTATTTGCCGATGCGCGCGGATTTGTTTAATCGTGTGGCGTGGCAAATTCAGTCGCGTACTCAAGTCAATCGTTTGTATGCATGGATGCCACTCTTGGCATGGCAGTTACCCGACAAAAATCCTGTATCTAAACATTTGGTGGCAACCCAGCAAGCTAAAAAATCTGATCATTTAAACATGGGTTATCATCGTTTGTCGCCATATTCGCCTGAAGCGCGTGAAGTGATTCGGGGAATTTATGAGGACTTAGCCAAGTCTTCAAATTTTAATGGCATTTTATTCCATGATGATACGACTTTATCGGATTATGAAGATACCAGTGACTATGCATTGGCTGCCTATAAAGCTGCAGGTATTTCTACTGATTTAGATGCAGTGCGTAAAGATGATGAGCAATTGCAAAAATGGACTGCATTTAAGACCAAAACCATTGATGATTTTGCGATGCAAATGGCAGACCAAATTCGTTATTATCATCCCTATCTCGTGACTGCTCGTAATATGTATGCACAAGTTGCACTAAATGCATATTCGGAAAACTGGTATGCGCAGTCCTTAGAGCAATCTCTAAATCGTTATGACTTTACTGCGATTATGGCAATGCCATATATGGAGCAAGTGCAAGATAAAGAGAAGTTTTTTAATGATCTTGTCAAACGAGTGAAGTCATATCCAAATGGGTTAAAGAAAACCGTATTTGAGCTGCAAGCGACCAACTGGAGAAACAATCAGCCTGTTCCGACACAAGAGATGGCAGATACGATAAAATCACTTTATCAGCAGGGTGCAATGCATATTGCCTATTATCCTGATGATCCTTTTAAAAACCATCCAGATCCTAAAATGATGCGTGAAGTATTTGGTTTAAAAGCCAACCGTCTGGTGCCGTGA
- a CDS encoding FKBP-type peptidyl-prolyl cis-trans isomerase codes for MTAELEIIDLVVGGGKEAVKGALITTHYTGWLEDGTKFDSSLDRGNYFETVIGTGRVIKGWDQGIMGMKVGGKRKLIVPAHLAYGERKMGNIIPANSNLIFEIELYDVKTRD; via the coding sequence ATGACAGCTGAGTTAGAAATTATCGATTTAGTGGTGGGTGGAGGTAAAGAAGCCGTGAAAGGTGCTTTAATTACCACACATTATACAGGTTGGTTAGAAGATGGCACCAAGTTTGATTCTTCACTTGATCGTGGTAACTATTTTGAAACGGTGATCGGTACAGGGCGTGTGATCAAAGGTTGGGATCAGGGGATTATGGGAATGAAAGTGGGTGGAAAACGTAAATTGATCGTTCCTGCTCATTTGGCGTATGGTGAGCGTAAAATGGGCAATATCATTCCTGCAAATTCTAATTTGATTTTTGAAATTGAATTGTATGATGTAAAAACACGTGACTAA
- the pgaC gene encoding poly-beta-1,6-N-acetyl-D-glucosamine synthase, whose product MEPLQHFWHVALDFVFFYPLFMSYLWMIGAVIFYQKEKKEPPYDQPNSLPTYPKVAVLVPCFNEEDNAEETLSHALQLNYPDFEVIAINDGSSDNTAQVLDALAAKYEKLRVVHLAHNQGKAMALQAGSLLTDAEYLIGIDGDALLDPHAAMWMVRHFLADNSVAAVTGNPRIRTRSTLLGRIQVGEFSSIVGLIKRAQRTFGRLFTVSGVITAFRKSAVHDVGYWSPNALTEDIDITWKLQRAGWNIHFEPNALVWILMPETLNGLWKQRLRWAMGGAQVLIKNIDVVFKPKLNYLWPLILELVLTLVWSYLMLAVTIIWLLHFIFPISGLSQTASSPFLPYGSGILLGLSCLLQFALSKWMDSRYEPNLLKNYYWMIWYPFVFWLITLTASIVAFPKVLLRGSGKRARWISPDRGMRS is encoded by the coding sequence ATGGAACCTTTACAACATTTTTGGCATGTGGCATTAGATTTTGTATTTTTCTATCCACTCTTTATGTCATATCTTTGGATGATTGGGGCAGTTATTTTCTATCAAAAAGAAAAGAAAGAGCCACCTTATGATCAACCTAACTCCCTGCCAACTTATCCAAAAGTGGCAGTGCTTGTCCCATGTTTTAATGAAGAGGACAATGCAGAAGAAACTTTAAGTCATGCGCTCCAGTTGAATTATCCTGATTTTGAAGTGATCGCCATTAATGATGGAAGCTCAGACAATACCGCACAAGTTTTAGATGCTTTGGCAGCAAAATATGAAAAACTGCGTGTGGTGCATTTGGCGCATAACCAAGGTAAGGCGATGGCATTACAAGCAGGCAGTTTACTGACTGATGCTGAGTATTTGATCGGCATTGATGGAGATGCTTTGCTTGATCCGCATGCTGCAATGTGGATGGTACGTCATTTTCTGGCAGATAATTCTGTGGCTGCTGTAACAGGGAATCCACGGATTCGTACACGCTCAACTTTGCTTGGACGTATCCAAGTAGGTGAGTTTTCCTCAATTGTGGGATTAATCAAACGTGCGCAACGGACTTTTGGACGCTTGTTCACGGTGTCAGGTGTGATTACCGCTTTTCGTAAAAGTGCCGTGCATGATGTGGGCTATTGGTCACCAAATGCATTGACAGAAGATATTGATATTACTTGGAAATTACAGCGTGCTGGTTGGAATATCCATTTTGAGCCAAATGCATTGGTATGGATTTTGATGCCTGAAACTTTAAATGGTTTATGGAAACAGCGTTTACGTTGGGCGATGGGTGGGGCGCAAGTCTTAATTAAAAATATAGATGTTGTATTTAAACCCAAGCTTAATTATCTTTGGCCACTGATTTTGGAGTTGGTGCTGACTTTAGTGTGGTCGTATCTGATGCTTGCTGTTACTATAATTTGGTTATTGCATTTTATCTTTCCAATTTCAGGTTTAAGTCAAACTGCTAGCTCACCATTTTTACCCTATGGCAGTGGAATTCTTTTAGGTTTGAGCTGTTTACTTCAGTTTGCTTTAAGTAAATGGATGGATAGTAGGTATGAACCAAATCTTTTAAAGAATTATTATTGGATGATTTGGTATCCCTTTGTTTTTTGGTTAATCACCTTAACAGCAAGCATCGTCGCATTTCCGAAAGTGTTACTGCGTGGCAGCGGTAAACGTGCCCGTTGGATTAGTCCTGATCGAGGAATGCGCTCTTAG
- a CDS encoding YaeQ family protein, producing the protein MALKATIYKADLNIANMDVHQYGDYQLTMALHPSETVERLMVRVLAFARFASEELEFTKDLFETDEPALWEKDLTGQLVQWIEVGLPDEDKVKKAAARCKNVAVIAYGSAVAEWYKRSSKLKTLSNVQVWQLSEATTESIQQLCERTMQLQLNVMDGEWTLIGDQAQAVIEWTQLQ; encoded by the coding sequence ATGGCGCTAAAAGCAACGATTTATAAAGCGGATTTAAATATTGCCAATATGGATGTACATCAATATGGTGATTATCAACTCACGATGGCGTTACATCCTTCCGAAACGGTTGAGCGTTTGATGGTGCGTGTTTTGGCGTTTGCACGTTTTGCGAGTGAAGAATTGGAATTTACCAAAGATTTATTTGAAACTGATGAGCCTGCATTGTGGGAAAAAGATTTAACAGGACAACTTGTTCAATGGATCGAAGTGGGTCTGCCTGATGAAGATAAAGTAAAAAAAGCAGCAGCACGTTGTAAAAATGTCGCAGTGATCGCTTATGGTTCTGCGGTTGCAGAATGGTATAAGCGCAGTTCAAAGCTAAAAACATTGTCCAATGTGCAAGTTTGGCAATTGTCTGAAGCGACTACTGAATCGATTCAACAACTTTGTGAGCGTACGATGCAATTGCAGCTCAATGTGATGGATGGTGAATGGACATTGATTGGTGATCAAGCCCAAGCCGTAATCGAGTGGACACAGTTACAGTAA